The genomic DNA CGTGCTCAACGCCTGTCGCGCGTGGCGCCATGCCGAGGAAGGCGTGTGGTGCACGAAGCGGGAGGCCGCGGCGTGGGCCCGGACGCGTCTGGAGGATCCCTCCCTCATCGATGCCGCACTGGAGCGGCGGCGGGGACTTCCGGGACCCGGATTGGATGCCGAGGCGGTGCGCGCCCTGGTGCGGCGCGTTCAGGACGCCGTGGAGCGCGCTTAACCCGCGAAGGGCAGTCCCTCGGTCTTCTGCTCCAACTCCGAGAGTGTCGTCCACCCGAGCAGGCCCGTGGTGGACTTCACGAGGAAATAGGCCGGCTGTCCCTTCTGGGTGGACGGGGACACGAGCAGCACCTGGATACGGGAGTCCTTGGCCAGGTTGGCCACGGGGGTGGCCTTGGGGCTCCGCTCGAAGGTGATGGGGAAGGTCTGCTTCACCGTGGCCTCGGCGCCCACGGAGTAGAACTCCTGGGGGACTTCGCGCAGCTTCCACTCCTTGCGATCCAGCACGTACTTGTCGCGCCGGGTCCAGAATCCCTGCCACGTGTCCGACAGGACGATGCCATTGCCGCTGTTCTTCTCGCGGTCGAAGGCGTGGACGTCTCCCAGGCGCCTCAGCGTCTTGCCGTCATAGCCGAGGAAGTAGACGTGATGGTCGCTGTCGACCTCACCGTAGGCGGAGACGACGAGCTCCTTCCATTTGTCGCCCTTGTCGAGGTCCACGACCTGCACCTCGAAGTTCGCGCCGTTGTCGGTCTTCACCTGGAGGGATGCGCCCGCGACCTGGAGGGTGAAGCGTGAGTCATCCTCCGTCCAGCGCAGGGTGATGGACTCCGGTCTGCCATCACCGTCCAGGTCGGCGGTGAGGGAGGCGGGGTTCTGGGCGGCCAGGGCGGTGGGGGTGGCCAGCAGCACCGCGGAGGCGAGCAGGGCGCGGAATCGGTTCTTCATGGTGTCCAGGCTCATGGAGGGAGGAGCCGGTCATCGTACTCGCGCGGGACCTCGACCCATTCGCCAGTCGTCGTTGTAGAGTCGGAGCTGTCCGGGTTGGCCGGACTTCCTCAGCTGGGAGCGACGACATGACGAAGCATGCGAAGGGTCTGTGGGCGGTGGGCGCGCTGGTGTTGGGTCTGGGCATGGGCTTCACCGCGGGAACCCACACGGAGGCGCGGGAGTCGGCCGCGCCGGGCATCGTGGAATGTTCTCGGGATTCGCAGTGTGACGCGCGCTGTGACGGCCCTGGCAGCGGTGCGTGCCAGATGGGCCGTTGCTACTGCCTCCGCTAGACGACCGGCCTCAGTACCACTGCTCCTGGCCGTTCACCCACGTGCCCATCACCGTGAGGTCCGGCCGGAGCAGGGTGAGGTCCGCGCGGTAGCCAGGCGCCAGCCGTCCCAGCTGCGCCTCCAGCCCGAGGTAGCTCGCGGGGTAGAGCGACGCCATGCGCAGGCCTTCCTCGAGGGACAGTCCCAGCAGGTTCACGCAGTTGCGCACGGAGGCCGCCATGTCGATGTCGGCTCCGGCCAGCGTGCCGTTCTCCGTCACCAGGCGCCCATCCCGGCGCAGGATGGTCTGCCCATAGAGCTGGAAGGTGCGCGCGTCGGTGCCCACGGGCGGCATGGCGTCCGTCACCAGGAACACCTTGCCGGGCTTCTTTCCCTTCACGAGCTGGCGCAGCAGGGCCGGATGCACGTGGATGCCGTCGGCGATGATGCCGCACCACGTCTCCTCGGTATCGATCGCGGTCAGCACCGGGCCCGGCTGGCGGTTGTTCACGGGCGGCATGGCGTTGAACAGGTGGGTGAAGCCCCGCACGCCCGCGGCCACGGCCTCGTGGGTCCGCTCGTACGACGCCGCGGTGTGTCCCGCCGCGAGGATGGTCCCCGCCGAGGCCAGGCGCGCGAGGATCGCGTCCTCGACCTGCTCCGGCGCCAGCGTCATCAACAGCCGTCCCCGCTGGCCCGCCAGACGTTGCGGCAGGGCCACCAGGTAGTCGATGTCCTGTGCGTCGGGGGCGCGGATGTAGCGCGGCTCGTGCACTCCCGGCCGGCTTCCACTGATGAAGGGGCCTTCCAGGTGGATGCCGAGCACGCCGCTCGCGGGCCTCGCCAGGGCTTCCAGGGCGGCCTCGCAGGCCCGCCGCATCTTCGACTGCTCATCGGTGATGAAGGTGGGCAAGAGCCCCGTCGTCCCGGAACGCCTCGCGGCCGCCGCGATGGCGAGCGCGGCCTCGACCGTGGGCGTCTCGTTGAACAGCACGCCCCCGGCGCCGTTGACCTGCGCGTCGATGAAGCCAGGCGTGAGCAGCGCGTCCCCGGGCAGGCGCACCACGTCGGCGCCGGCGGGCAGGGCCTGGTCGGGCACCACGGCGCGAATGTGCCCGTCCTCGAGCACCACGCCGTGACCTTCCAGGATCCGCTCGCCGGTGAAGATCCGGGCTCCGCTCAACACGCGCGCCATCACACGGTCTCCGTCACTTTACGCAGGTGGGCGGGTGCATCGGGATCCAGTCGGCGCGCGGCCGCCAGACGGTGCACCGCCATGTAGAAGCTCTGGACCTGGCACAGGGGGGCGAGCGCGTGCGGCAGCCCGGGGACCGTGGGCAACACCTCCGTGCCCGGCACCGCGAGCGCCGAGCGGACATCCGCGCCCAGCTCCACGAACCGGCGCACCACGCTCCGGGTGCTCTCGGCCGAGTTGTCTTCCTGGCCCAGGGCGAGCACCGGGAAGCCCGGCCCCACGAGCGCGAGCGGACCGTGGATGACCTCGGCGGTGCTGAAGGCCTCGGCGTGCAGGCGGCACGTCTCCTTGAACTTGAGCGCCATTTCCAGGGCGGCGCCCAGGCCGCTGCCGCGTCCGAGCACGAACAGGCTGCGCGCATCCGCGAGCCGCACGAGCGCGGGGCCCCAGTCGAGCTCGCGCGCCGCCTCCAGGGCCTCCGGCAACCGGTTCACCGCGTCGCGCAGCTCGGACTCACCGGACCAGTGCGCCACGAGCTGCAGGAACGCGAGACCGGAGAGGAGGTAGGACTTCGTGGCGGCCACGCTCTGCTCGGGTCCGGCGCACAGCGGGATGCCCACGTCGCACATCCCCATGAGCGGGGAGTCCTCGGTATTGACGAACCCGACGACCAGGGCGCCCGCCTCGCGAGCCCGCTCCGTCAGGCGCAGCAGGTCCGGGCTGCGGCCGGACTGCGACACGGCGATGAAGAGGCTGTCCTTCAGGTCCAGGTGCGGGGTGTTGTAGACGGACGCCACGCTCGGCCCCACGGAGGCCACGGCACGTCCCAGCGTGGTCTCGATGAGGTACTTGCCATAGCTGGCGGCATGGTCGGAGCTGCCGCGCGCGCAGGTGACGACGAAGCGGGGCGGGTGCTGGCGCAGCCGCGCGCCCAGCTCGGCGAAGGTGCCCGCGCAGCGCTGGATCTGCTGGCGCGCGGCATCCGCCGCCTGGGCGGCCTCGCGGGCCATCGCGGGGACGGGGAGGACTCCGGGGCTCACTGCATGGGGGAGGAGGCTCATCGGTTCACCTCTCGGGCCTGGGCGGCCAGGTTCAATTCGACGATGAAGTCATAGGAGTCACCCCGGTACTGGGACCGGACGAACTCCATGGGGGTTCCATCCTCGAGCAGCGTGCGCCGCTCGATGTAGAGGGCCGCGGCGCCTTCCGGCACACCGAGCAGATCGGCCTGTTCGGCCGTGAGCTGGATGGCGGACAGGCGCTGCAGGGCGCGAAAGGGCGTGATGCCCCTGCGCCGCAGGGTGTCGTAGAGCGAGCCCTGCACCTCGTTTGGATCCGCGAGGAAACGGGTGGGGAGGACCGCCAGCTCCAGCGCCATGGCGATGCCATTGGCGGTGCGCAGGCGCTGCAGGCGGCTCACCGTGGCACCCGGGCTCAATCCGAGCGCCAGGGCTTCCT from Melittangium boletus DSM 14713 includes the following:
- the nagA gene encoding N-acetylglucosamine-6-phosphate deacetylase; translated protein: MARVLSGARIFTGERILEGHGVVLEDGHIRAVVPDQALPAGADVVRLPGDALLTPGFIDAQVNGAGGVLFNETPTVEAALAIAAAARRSGTTGLLPTFITDEQSKMRRACEAALEALARPASGVLGIHLEGPFISGSRPGVHEPRYIRAPDAQDIDYLVALPQRLAGQRGRLLMTLAPEQVEDAILARLASAGTILAAGHTAASYERTHEAVAAGVRGFTHLFNAMPPVNNRQPGPVLTAIDTEETWCGIIADGIHVHPALLRQLVKGKKPGKVFLVTDAMPPVGTDARTFQLYGQTILRRDGRLVTENGTLAGADIDMAASVRNCVNLLGLSLEEGLRMASLYPASYLGLEAQLGRLAPGYRADLTLLRPDLTVMGTWVNGQEQWY
- a CDS encoding SIS domain-containing protein translates to MSLLPHAVSPGVLPVPAMAREAAQAADAARQQIQRCAGTFAELGARLRQHPPRFVVTCARGSSDHAASYGKYLIETTLGRAVASVGPSVASVYNTPHLDLKDSLFIAVSQSGRSPDLLRLTERAREAGALVVGFVNTEDSPLMGMCDVGIPLCAGPEQSVAATKSYLLSGLAFLQLVAHWSGESELRDAVNRLPEALEAARELDWGPALVRLADARSLFVLGRGSGLGAALEMALKFKETCRLHAEAFSTAEVIHGPLALVGPGFPVLALGQEDNSAESTRSVVRRFVELGADVRSALAVPGTEVLPTVPGLPHALAPLCQVQSFYMAVHRLAAARRLDPDAPAHLRKVTETV
- a CDS encoding GntR family transcriptional regulator, which translates into the protein MSTPLSASESMDRAVLSSDLPLPLYLQLARHLRGLIASGRYGHRDALPGEREMAERFGVSRVTVRKALKELLDEGLLQQRQGAGTFVNRGPFVEQRLSTLTGFSEDMGSRGMAAGSVWLHRAVAAATPEEALALGLSPGATVSRLQRLRTANGIAMALELAVLPTRFLADPNEVQGSLYDTLRRRGITPFRALQRLSAIQLTAEQADLLGVPEGAAALYIERRTLLEDGTPMEFVRSQYRGDSYDFIVELNLAAQAREVNR